The proteins below are encoded in one region of Avibacterium volantium:
- the proC gene encoding pyrroline-5-carboxylate reductase, with translation MQQKLITFIGGGNMAQAIVFGLLKQGYPAQKITVSDPNTDKLALFAERQVNISQDNVQAVQNAEVVVLAVKPQALVEVCQPLSAVDFSEKLVISIAAAISVQKLTALLPSARHIIRVMPNTPALVSEGMAGLFAEHNVPADLKAFAQDLMSAVGQSCWVDQEDEMHLITAGSGSSPAYFFLFMEAMENALKALNLDAHTARMLVQQSALGAAKMVQQQPDVAISTLRENVTSKGGTTAAALNVFQQQQLSQTVQQAIEACVQRSQEMEKLF, from the coding sequence ATGCAACAGAAATTAATTACTTTCATCGGCGGCGGAAATATGGCGCAAGCCATTGTGTTTGGTTTATTGAAACAGGGGTATCCTGCGCAAAAAATTACCGTTAGCGATCCGAATACGGATAAATTGGCGTTGTTTGCTGAGCGTCAAGTGAATATTTCGCAAGATAATGTGCAAGCGGTACAAAATGCCGAAGTGGTGGTGTTAGCGGTGAAGCCACAAGCGCTTGTGGAAGTGTGTCAGCCTTTAAGTGCGGTGGATTTTTCTGAAAAATTAGTGATCTCCATTGCGGCGGCAATTTCTGTGCAAAAACTTACCGCACTTTTGCCTAGCGCGCGCCATATTATCCGCGTAATGCCGAATACGCCAGCCTTGGTATCGGAAGGAATGGCAGGTTTATTTGCGGAACACAATGTGCCAGCCGATCTCAAAGCCTTCGCACAAGATTTAATGAGTGCCGTAGGGCAATCTTGTTGGGTTGATCAAGAAGATGAAATGCACTTGATTACCGCCGGTTCTGGCAGCAGCCCCGCATATTTTTTCTTATTTATGGAAGCAATGGAAAACGCCTTGAAAGCGCTTAATTTAGATGCACACACCGCACGAATGTTAGTGCAACAATCGGCGCTTGGGGCAGCCAAAATGGTGCAACAACAGCCTGATGTGGCCATTTCGACCTTGCGTGAAAATGTAACATCAAAAGGCGGCACAACAGCGGCAGCGCTTAATGTTTTCCAGCAACAACAATTATCCCAAACTGTACAGCAAGCCATTGAAGCCTGCGTGCAACGTTCACAAGAAATGGAAAAATTATTTTGA
- the xerD gene encoding site-specific tyrosine recombinase XerD, which yields MKDSALIDLFLNEQWLEKGLSENTIQSYRLDLSAVANWLETQNLTFETLDAIDLQSFLGERLNLGYKATSTARLLSALRKFFQYLYREKYRTDDPSAVLTSPKLPSRLPKYLTEQQVTDLLNTPCVEVPLELRDKAMLELLYATGLRVTELVSLTLDNISVQQGVVRVIGKGNKERIVPMGEEAAYWIKQFMLYGRAALLDGQPSDVLFPSRRGTQMTRQTFWHRIKHYAILADIDSEALSPHVLRHAFATHLVNHGADLRVVQMLLGHSDLSTTQIYTHVAKERLKHLHERYHPRG from the coding sequence ATGAAAGACAGTGCCTTAATCGATCTTTTTCTGAATGAACAATGGCTAGAAAAAGGGCTTTCGGAGAATACCATTCAATCCTACCGCTTGGATCTCAGTGCGGTGGCAAATTGGCTCGAAACGCAGAATCTCACCTTTGAAACCTTAGATGCCATTGATCTGCAAAGCTTTCTTGGTGAGCGATTGAACTTGGGCTACAAAGCCACAAGTACAGCAAGATTATTGAGCGCGTTGCGTAAATTTTTTCAATATTTATATCGGGAGAAATATCGCACAGACGACCCAAGTGCGGTGCTAACTTCGCCAAAATTACCGAGCCGATTGCCCAAATATCTCACCGAACAGCAGGTTACGGATTTGCTCAACACCCCCTGCGTGGAAGTGCCGTTAGAATTACGCGATAAAGCAATGCTGGAATTGCTTTACGCCACAGGTTTACGGGTTACCGAGCTGGTTTCACTCACCCTTGACAACATCAGCGTGCAACAAGGTGTGGTGCGTGTCATCGGCAAAGGCAACAAAGAACGCATTGTACCAATGGGCGAAGAAGCCGCCTATTGGATCAAACAATTTATGCTTTATGGCAGAGCCGCATTGCTAGACGGACAGCCTTCAGACGTGCTATTTCCCAGTCGGCGCGGCACTCAAATGACTCGCCAAACCTTTTGGCACCGCATTAAACATTACGCCATTTTAGCGGATATTGACAGCGAAGCACTCTCCCCCCACGTCCTACGCCACGCCTTCGCCACTCACTTAGTCAACCACGGCGCAGATCTACGCGTGGTACAAATGCTCTTAGGACACAGCGATCTCTCCACCACCCAAATCTACACCCACGTCGCCAAAGAACGCTTAAAACACTTGCACGAAAGGTATCACCCAAGGGGGTAA
- a CDS encoding 7-carboxy-7-deazaguanine synthase QueE, which yields MAELISNPSYPIVEIFQSLQGEGANTGMPSIFIRFGKCNLACPWCDTPYNDFEPWSLQQILAKVRSFSAKNIIITGGEPTIQPQLGLLLDQLKAEGYFLAIETNGLKPVPAQIDYIATSPKREYAQKYRQRCITQANEVRIVADADVQEFCALIESQIQAQHYYLSPCENNGEMNLLHTITQLGLLNQRPNKPKWQLSIQTHKLIGIE from the coding sequence ATGGCTGAATTAATTTCTAATCCAAGCTATCCCATTGTAGAAATTTTCCAAAGCCTGCAAGGAGAAGGGGCAAATACAGGAATGCCGAGCATTTTTATCCGCTTCGGCAAATGCAACTTGGCTTGCCCTTGGTGTGATACGCCCTACAATGATTTTGAACCGTGGTCGTTACAGCAAATCCTAGCTAAAGTGCGGTCGTTTTCGGCAAAAAATATTATCATCACGGGTGGCGAACCCACCATTCAGCCACAGCTGGGCTTATTGCTTGATCAACTTAAGGCAGAGGGCTATTTTCTTGCCATTGAAACCAATGGATTAAAGCCTGTCCCTGCACAAATTGATTATATTGCCACCAGTCCAAAACGAGAATATGCGCAGAAATATCGCCAACGCTGCATTACGCAAGCTAACGAAGTTCGCATTGTGGCAGATGCCGATGTGCAAGAATTTTGTGCGTTAATCGAAAGCCAGATTCAAGCGCAGCATTACTACCTTTCCCCTTGTGAAAACAACGGCGAAATGAATTTGCTCCACACCATCACACAGTTAGGCTTACTAAACCAACGCCCAAATAAACCGAAATGGCAGTTGAGCATTCAAACGCACAAGCTGATTGGGATTGAATAA
- a CDS encoding 3-phenylpropionate MFS transporter, with protein MKISPFNWLALSFFGYYCAYGVFVPFFPAWLKSQSYNEEIIGFIIASSYVFRFLGGIVFSAMIKKAGHLLNALRYLAWASCGVMLYMSFVAESFPLLCLGIALFAMINAAGMPLSDTLATTWQQQINLDYGKARLIGSAAFVVGVTLFGNIIGFIGENYTVWILTVLLALYAIMQMTTPKILPQDTQTSAVENSVGFLQLLKNKCTLRLIIAISLIQGSHAAYYAYSVLYWQSIGISVQTTSLLWGLSVVAEILLFFFSTKLFRFWKVSTLFYCAAIACVVRWGVLGSATSLWLIALVQLLHSLTYALGHYAMVRYITTQPQNTMAKLQGLYNGISGSAVIALLTALAGVLYPISPQMAFTSMMIFALLALPIIPRKVEAFLVRRVE; from the coding sequence ATGAAAATCAGCCCTTTTAATTGGTTAGCCTTGAGCTTTTTCGGCTATTACTGCGCCTATGGTGTGTTTGTGCCATTTTTCCCCGCGTGGTTGAAATCGCAATCTTACAACGAAGAAATCATCGGCTTTATTATTGCCAGTTCTTATGTTTTCCGCTTTTTAGGTGGGATCGTTTTCTCCGCAATGATTAAAAAAGCAGGGCATTTGCTCAATGCCTTACGGTATCTCGCTTGGGCAAGCTGTGGCGTAATGCTTTATATGAGCTTTGTGGCGGAAAGCTTCCCCTTGCTTTGCCTTGGTATAGCCTTATTTGCGATGATTAATGCGGCAGGAATGCCGTTAAGTGATACTCTTGCAACAACTTGGCAACAGCAAATTAATTTGGATTATGGCAAAGCGCGATTGATTGGCTCAGCCGCGTTTGTGGTAGGCGTTACGCTGTTTGGCAACATTATTGGTTTTATTGGTGAGAATTATACGGTATGGATTTTAACCGTATTGTTAGCCCTTTATGCCATAATGCAAATGACCACACCGAAGATTTTGCCACAAGATACGCAGACAAGTGCGGTGGAAAATTCTGTTGGATTTTTGCAGTTATTAAAAAATAAATGCACGTTACGTTTAATTATTGCCATTTCTCTTATTCAAGGTTCGCACGCCGCTTATTATGCTTATAGCGTGCTATATTGGCAAAGCATTGGCATTTCTGTGCAGACAACCAGCTTACTGTGGGGATTAAGCGTGGTGGCGGAAATCTTGCTCTTTTTCTTTTCCACCAAATTATTCCGTTTCTGGAAAGTCAGCACCTTGTTTTACTGTGCCGCCATCGCTTGTGTGGTACGTTGGGGCGTGTTAGGCAGTGCGACAAGCCTTTGGCTAATTGCCTTAGTGCAATTATTGCACAGCTTAACTTATGCCCTTGGTCATTACGCAATGGTGCGTTACATCACCACGCAACCACAAAATACAATGGCGAAATTGCAAGGCTTGTATAACGGCATTTCAGGCTCAGCAGTGATCGCCTTGCTTACCGCATTGGCTGGCGTGTTATACCCAATTTCCCCACAAATGGCATTTACGTCAATGATGATTTTTGCTTTGCTCGCATTGCCGATTATTCCGCGTAAAGTGGAAGCCTTTTTAGTGCGCCGAGTAGAATAG
- the queD gene encoding 6-carboxytetrahydropterin synthase QueD: protein MFKVSKEFSFDMAHLLDGHDGKCQNLHGHTYKLQVEVQGELHASGAKKGMVIDFSDLKQIVKEQILTPMDHAFIYDETSERESQIARLLQDLNSKTFAMPTRTTAEEMARFIFQRLSEHLPISAIRLWETPTSFCEYRED from the coding sequence ATGTTTAAAGTTTCTAAAGAATTCAGTTTTGATATGGCGCATTTGTTGGACGGACACGATGGCAAATGCCAAAACCTGCACGGCCACACTTATAAATTACAAGTGGAAGTGCAAGGGGAACTACACGCCAGCGGAGCAAAAAAAGGAATGGTGATAGATTTTTCGGATCTCAAACAGATCGTAAAAGAACAGATTCTCACCCCAATGGATCACGCCTTTATTTATGATGAAACCAGCGAGCGAGAAAGTCAAATTGCACGGCTATTGCAAGATCTCAATTCCAAAACCTTTGCAATGCCTACTCGCACCACCGCAGAAGAAATGGCACGCTTTATTTTTCAACGCTTAAGTGAACACTTGCCGATTAGCGCCATTCGCTTGTGGGAAACGCCTACTTCATTTTGTGAATATCGGGAAGATTAA